One part of the Streptomyces nigra genome encodes these proteins:
- a CDS encoding glycerophosphodiester phosphodiesterase, with translation MHHVTAVAHRGDPYRVRENTLDSLRSALVLGADAVEIDVRLTRDGVPVLLHDATLRRLWELDRPLLSLSAAEVRGLTAGGVPTLEEALAVCEGSRMMLDLPGTPDVRTARRIVDVVRACGAGERVYYCAGAPAMLAVRAADPAAEIALTWTTKAPPRPGLLAAVRPRWLNCRFTLVDRALAERVHRDGLLLSAWTPDTGRSMRRLLDAGVDSITTNRVDVLLAVRDRSNRS, from the coding sequence ATGCACCATGTGACCGCCGTCGCGCACCGCGGCGACCCCTACCGCGTCCGCGAGAACACACTGGACTCGCTGCGCTCCGCGCTCGTCCTGGGCGCGGACGCGGTGGAGATCGACGTACGGCTCACCCGGGACGGTGTGCCGGTGCTGCTGCACGACGCGACGCTGCGCCGGCTGTGGGAGCTGGACCGGCCGCTGCTCTCGCTGTCGGCGGCCGAGGTACGGGGACTGACGGCGGGCGGGGTGCCGACCCTGGAGGAGGCGCTGGCGGTCTGCGAGGGGAGCCGGATGATGCTCGATCTGCCCGGCACCCCCGATGTCCGGACGGCGCGGCGGATCGTGGACGTGGTGCGGGCGTGCGGCGCCGGGGAGCGGGTGTACTACTGCGCGGGCGCCCCCGCCATGCTCGCGGTGCGGGCCGCCGACCCGGCCGCCGAGATCGCGCTGACGTGGACGACGAAGGCGCCGCCGCGCCCCGGTCTGCTGGCGGCGGTCCGGCCGCGCTGGCTCAACTGCCGCTTCACCCTGGTGGATCGCGCTCTCGCCGAGCGCGTCCACCGGGACGGGCTGCTGCTGTCGGCCTGGACCCCGGACACCGGGCGCTCCATGCGCCGTCTGCTGGACGCCGGCGTGGACTCGATCACCACGAACCGCGTCGACGTCCTGCTGGCCGTCCGGGACCGGAGCAACCGGTCCTGA
- a CDS encoding adenosine deaminase — protein MTDHLVDADAPRDLHAFIAGLPKAELHVHHVGSASPRIVAELAARHPDSKVPTDPEALADYFTFTDFAHFIDVYLSVVDLIRTPEDVRLLTYEVARDLARQQVRYAELTITPFSSTRRGIDERAFMEAIEDARKAAEAEFGTVLRWCFDIPGEAGLESAEETARLATDDRLRPEGLVSFGLGGPEIGVPRPQFKPYFDRAIAAGLHSVPHAGETTGPQTVWDALTELRAERIGHGTSAAQDPKLLAHLAEHRIPLEVCPTSNIATRAVRTIEEHPLARFVEAGVLVTINSDDPPMFGTDLDNEYAVATRLLGLDERGLAELAKNAVTASFLDEPGKARIAAEIDTYTAGWLAP, from the coding sequence TTGACCGACCATCTCGTCGACGCCGACGCTCCGCGCGACCTGCACGCGTTCATCGCCGGGCTGCCGAAGGCCGAACTGCACGTCCACCACGTCGGCTCCGCCTCCCCCCGCATCGTCGCGGAACTCGCCGCCCGGCACCCCGACTCCAAGGTCCCCACCGACCCCGAGGCGCTGGCCGACTACTTCACGTTCACCGACTTCGCGCACTTCATCGACGTGTACCTGTCCGTCGTGGACCTCATCCGCACCCCCGAGGACGTGCGGCTGCTGACCTACGAGGTGGCCCGCGACCTGGCCCGCCAGCAGGTGCGCTACGCCGAGCTGACGATCACCCCCTTCTCCTCCACCCGCCGCGGTATCGACGAGCGGGCCTTCATGGAGGCGATCGAGGACGCGCGCAAGGCGGCCGAGGCCGAGTTCGGGACCGTGCTGCGCTGGTGCTTCGACATCCCCGGCGAGGCCGGGCTCGAGTCCGCCGAGGAGACCGCGCGGCTCGCCACCGACGACCGGCTGCGCCCGGAGGGCCTGGTCTCCTTCGGGCTCGGCGGGCCGGAGATCGGTGTGCCCAGGCCGCAGTTCAAGCCGTACTTCGACCGGGCGATCGCGGCCGGGCTGCACTCGGTGCCGCACGCCGGGGAGACGACCGGCCCGCAGACCGTCTGGGACGCGCTCACCGAGCTGCGCGCCGAGCGCATCGGGCACGGCACCAGTGCCGCACAGGACCCGAAGCTGCTCGCCCACCTCGCCGAGCACCGGATTCCGCTGGAGGTGTGCCCGACGTCCAACATCGCCACGCGCGCGGTGCGCACGATCGAGGAGCACCCGCTGGCGCGGTTCGTGGAGGCCGGGGTCCTCGTCACGATCAACTCCGACGACCCGCCGATGTTCGGCACCGACCTCGACAACGAGTACGCCGTCGCCACCCGGCTCCTCGGCCTCGACGAGCGGGGCCTGGCGGAGCTGGCGAAGAACGCCGTGACCGCGTCCTTCCTGGACGAGCCCGGCAAGGCCCGGATCGCCGCCGAGATCGACACGTACACGGCGGGGTGGCTCGCGCCCTGA
- a CDS encoding ABC transporter permease, whose translation MAVVNWLKRHFVVIAGLVTLAYLLLPNVVVTVFSFNRPKGRFNYEWQEFSTDAWRDPCGVSGLCGSLSVSLQIAFWATLGATLLGTLIAFALVRYRFRARGAINSLIFLPMAMPEVVMAASLLTLFLNMGAQLGFWTILIAHIMFCLSFVVTAVKARVMSMDPRLEQAAQDLYAGPVQTFLRVTLPIAAPGIAAGALLAFALSFDDFIITNFNAGSTVTFPMFVWGSAQRGTPVQINVIGTAMFVVAVLFVLASMAVGNRRKKQKA comes from the coding sequence ATGGCCGTCGTCAACTGGCTCAAGCGGCACTTCGTCGTCATCGCGGGACTGGTCACGCTCGCCTATCTCCTGCTGCCGAACGTCGTCGTGACGGTGTTCTCCTTCAACCGCCCCAAGGGCCGCTTCAACTACGAGTGGCAGGAGTTCTCCACGGACGCCTGGCGGGACCCGTGCGGGGTCTCCGGACTGTGCGGCTCGCTGTCCGTCAGCCTCCAGATAGCCTTCTGGGCGACCCTCGGCGCCACCCTCCTCGGCACGCTGATCGCCTTCGCGCTGGTCCGCTACCGGTTCCGGGCGCGCGGCGCGATCAACTCGCTGATCTTCCTGCCGATGGCGATGCCCGAGGTCGTCATGGCGGCCTCGCTGCTCACGCTGTTCCTCAACATGGGCGCGCAGCTGGGCTTCTGGACGATCCTCATCGCCCACATCATGTTCTGCCTCAGCTTCGTCGTGACGGCGGTCAAGGCGCGTGTGATGTCGATGGACCCGCGCCTGGAGCAGGCCGCGCAGGACCTCTACGCCGGACCGGTGCAGACGTTCCTGCGGGTGACGCTGCCGATCGCGGCGCCGGGCATCGCGGCCGGCGCGCTGCTCGCCTTCGCGCTGTCGTTCGACGACTTCATCATCACCAACTTCAACGCCGGCTCCACCGTCACCTTCCCGATGTTCGTCTGGGGCTCGGCACAGCGCGGAACGCCCGTTCAGATCAACGTCATTGGCACGGCCATGTTCGTCGTCGCCGTACTGTTCGTCCTGGCCTCCATGGCGGTCGGGAACCGCCGCAAGAAGCAGAAGGCATAG
- a CDS encoding serine hydrolase domain-containing protein, whose protein sequence is MPVRPFPALVTSALALALTALPLAGTASARPATGTCSAAAIEAADPDGPDVEALCAALKGLPDHDATAALIRVGGRGGWHGVAGVRDVRSGAPALEDARFRAGSTTKIVTAALVLQLAAEGRISLDGTVQRYLPGLLTDDFAPVTVRQLLNFTSGLQPGASLGDDVDTAYERRFETLTPEEVVAASVAKGPDPEHAPGEFQRYGNIHYTVLGLLIEKVTGDSYAHQAAVRIFRPLGMRHTSFPAGPDPRIHGPHNRGYDWIDGRLVDVTDWNMSDRFAAGDLISTTADLERLLVALFSGRVVPKPQLKEMFTVPDVDGATMAAGLERFELNGKVIWGKTGSRPGYHTVVAATRDLSRTVVYSVNSTDAKGDGLAIAQRFAFPAFNR, encoded by the coding sequence ATGCCCGTACGCCCGTTCCCCGCGCTCGTCACCTCCGCGCTCGCGCTCGCCCTGACCGCGCTGCCGCTGGCCGGCACCGCGTCCGCCCGGCCTGCCACCGGCACCTGCTCGGCCGCGGCGATCGAGGCCGCCGACCCCGACGGCCCCGACGTCGAGGCCCTGTGCGCGGCGCTGAAGGGGCTGCCCGACCACGACGCCACGGCCGCGCTGATCCGTGTGGGCGGCCGGGGCGGCTGGCACGGGGTGGCGGGGGTGCGGGACGTCCGGTCGGGGGCGCCCGCGCTGGAGGACGCCCGGTTCCGGGCCGGCTCCACCACGAAGATCGTCACGGCGGCCCTCGTGCTGCAGCTCGCGGCGGAGGGGCGGATCTCGCTCGACGGCACCGTGCAGCGGTACCTGCCCGGTCTGCTCACCGACGACTTCGCACCCGTCACCGTTCGGCAGTTGCTGAACTTCACCAGCGGTCTGCAGCCCGGCGCCTCCCTCGGCGACGACGTCGACACCGCCTACGAGCGCCGGTTCGAGACGCTGACCCCCGAGGAGGTGGTGGCCGCGTCGGTGGCCAAGGGCCCCGACCCGGAGCACGCGCCGGGTGAGTTCCAGCGGTACGGCAACATCCACTACACCGTGCTGGGCCTGCTGATCGAGAAGGTCACCGGCGACTCGTACGCCCATCAGGCGGCCGTGCGCATCTTCCGTCCGCTCGGTATGCGGCACACGTCCTTCCCGGCCGGGCCCGACCCCCGCATTCACGGCCCGCACAACCGGGGCTACGACTGGATCGACGGGCGGCTCGTCGACGTGACCGACTGGAACATGAGCGACCGGTTCGCCGCCGGCGATCTGATCAGCACGACGGCCGATCTGGAGCGGCTCCTGGTCGCCCTGTTCAGCGGCCGGGTGGTGCCGAAGCCGCAGCTGAAGGAGATGTTCACGGTGCCGGACGTCGACGGGGCGACGATGGCCGCCGGTCTGGAGCGCTTCGAGCTCAACGGCAAGGTGATCTGGGGGAAGACGGGCTCCCGGCCCGGTTATCACACGGTGGTCGCCGCCACCCGCGACCTGTCCCGGACGGTCGTGTACTCCGTCAACTCCACCGATGCCAAGGGCGACGGCCTGGCCATCGCCCAGCGCTTCGCCTTCCCCGCGTTCAACCGCTGA
- a CDS encoding DUF4190 domain-containing protein has product MSDDTQAPEVPEGPGAPEDGAAAPKTSLEKTGRPPVPAAEERDPWAPPAPGGPGHTVAANEPSAWAGPTVHDQRTMAALPTPGPGQPGPSPWAHPAAPGQAVPPSDPFAPPAYPGPYGPAASYGEPVPPPPIGPEGPGQVPYGYPGTPGHPGAHAPGAGPSYGWPGMHHPLPSNGMGTAGLVLGIISAAIFCLWPIAIVLGVLALIFGAIGRGKARRGEATNPGQALAGIICGITGIVLGVGLLVISVFASL; this is encoded by the coding sequence ATGTCCGACGACACGCAGGCGCCGGAGGTGCCGGAAGGCCCCGGGGCGCCCGAGGACGGGGCCGCGGCCCCGAAGACCTCGCTGGAGAAGACCGGGCGCCCGCCCGTGCCCGCCGCCGAGGAGCGCGACCCCTGGGCGCCGCCCGCGCCGGGCGGCCCCGGACACACCGTCGCCGCGAACGAGCCGTCGGCCTGGGCCGGCCCGACCGTGCACGACCAGCGGACGATGGCCGCGCTGCCCACCCCGGGCCCCGGACAGCCGGGCCCGTCGCCCTGGGCGCACCCCGCGGCGCCCGGCCAGGCGGTCCCGCCGTCCGACCCCTTCGCACCGCCGGCGTACCCCGGCCCCTACGGCCCGGCCGCCTCGTACGGCGAGCCCGTCCCGCCGCCGCCGATCGGCCCCGAGGGACCGGGCCAGGTGCCGTACGGCTATCCCGGCACCCCTGGTCACCCGGGCGCCCACGCGCCCGGCGCCGGACCGTCCTACGGCTGGCCCGGGATGCACCACCCCCTGCCCAGCAACGGCATGGGGACGGCCGGACTGGTGCTCGGCATCATCTCCGCGGCGATCTTCTGCCTGTGGCCGATCGCCATCGTGCTCGGTGTGCTGGCGCTGATCTTCGGCGCGATCGGACGCGGCAAGGCGCGGCGCGGCGAGGCCACGAACCCCGGTCAGGCGCTCGCCGGGATCATCTGCGGGATCACCGGCATCGTCCTCGGTGTGGGCCTGCTGGTGATCTCGGTCTTCGCGAGCCTGTAG
- a CDS encoding gamma-aminobutyraldehyde dehydrogenase: MHNPGNPTPERFPAQDRFADGAQFIAGRLTKGTSGRTHAVVDPATGEEVYTYELAGTDDVDAAVAAARAAFPGWSGATPAERSDALHRFAAVLAERAEDFARAESLQCGKPLKLTREFDVPGTIDNTAFFAGAARHLQGQSAGEYSGDHTSYVRREPIGVVGSIAPWNYPLQMAAWKILPAIAAGNTVVLKPAEPTPLTSLLFAQAATDAGIPDGVINIVTGTGKEAGEHLVGHPDVAMTSFTGSTGVGRRVAEIATATVKRIHLELGGKAPFVVFDDADLEAAAHGAVAGSLINTGQDCTAATRAYVQRPLYEAFVERTAALMESVRLGDPFAPGTDLGPLISHTQRDRVAGFVDRARGYARVVTGGEAPRGDLRNGAYYRPTLVADAPQDSEVVQSEIFGPVLVVLPFDTDDEGIALANDTPYGLAASAWSRDVYRANRATREIKAGCVWVNDHIPIISEMPHGGYKASGFGKDMSVYSFEEYTQIKHVMFDNTAVAAKDWHRTVFGDR; encoded by the coding sequence ATGCACAACCCGGGCAACCCGACCCCGGAACGATTCCCGGCCCAGGACCGCTTCGCCGACGGCGCCCAGTTCATCGCGGGCCGGTTGACGAAGGGGACCTCGGGGCGCACCCACGCCGTGGTCGACCCCGCCACGGGCGAGGAGGTGTACACGTACGAGCTGGCCGGAACGGACGACGTGGACGCCGCCGTCGCCGCCGCGCGCGCCGCCTTCCCCGGCTGGTCCGGCGCCACCCCCGCCGAGCGGTCCGACGCCCTGCACCGCTTCGCCGCCGTGCTCGCGGAGCGCGCGGAGGACTTCGCCCGCGCGGAGTCCCTGCAGTGCGGCAAGCCGCTCAAGCTCACCCGTGAGTTCGACGTGCCGGGCACGATCGACAACACCGCGTTCTTCGCGGGCGCCGCCCGCCATCTCCAGGGCCAGTCGGCGGGGGAGTACTCCGGCGACCACACGTCGTACGTCCGGCGTGAGCCCATCGGGGTCGTCGGCTCGATCGCCCCCTGGAACTACCCGCTGCAGATGGCCGCCTGGAAGATCCTCCCGGCGATCGCCGCGGGCAACACGGTCGTGCTCAAGCCCGCCGAGCCGACCCCGCTCACCTCGCTGCTGTTCGCGCAGGCCGCCACCGACGCCGGCATCCCCGACGGTGTGATCAACATCGTCACCGGCACCGGCAAGGAGGCCGGCGAGCACCTCGTCGGCCACCCCGACGTGGCCATGACGTCGTTCACCGGCTCCACCGGCGTCGGCAGGCGCGTCGCCGAGATCGCCACCGCCACCGTCAAGCGGATCCATCTGGAACTCGGCGGCAAGGCCCCGTTCGTCGTCTTCGACGACGCCGACCTGGAGGCCGCCGCGCACGGCGCCGTCGCCGGCTCGCTCATCAACACCGGGCAGGACTGCACGGCCGCGACCCGCGCCTATGTGCAGCGGCCGCTGTACGAGGCGTTCGTCGAGCGCACGGCCGCCCTGATGGAGAGCGTCCGCCTCGGCGACCCGTTCGCCCCCGGCACCGACCTCGGCCCGCTGATCTCCCACACCCAGCGCGACCGGGTGGCCGGGTTCGTCGACCGGGCGCGCGGCTACGCGCGCGTGGTGACCGGCGGCGAGGCCCCACGGGGAGATCTCAGGAACGGCGCGTACTATCGCCCCACCCTGGTCGCCGACGCACCGCAGGACAGCGAGGTCGTGCAGTCCGAGATCTTCGGACCGGTGCTGGTCGTCCTCCCCTTCGACACGGACGACGAGGGCATCGCGCTGGCCAACGACACCCCGTACGGCCTCGCCGCCTCCGCCTGGAGCCGTGACGTCTACCGGGCCAACCGCGCCACCCGCGAGATCAAGGCGGGCTGCGTGTGGGTGAACGACCACATCCCGATCATCAGCGAGATGCCGCACGGCGGCTACAAGGCGTCCGGCTTCGGCAAGGACATGTCCGTGTACTCCTTCGAGGAGTACACCCAGATCAAACACGTCATGTTCGACAACACCGCGGTCGCCGCGAAGGACTGGCACCGCACCGTATTCGGGGACCGATAG
- a CDS encoding NADAR family protein, giving the protein MVRIDSWDALKQEVRTGARVKYLHFWGHRPLPDGRVGASCLSQWWPSPFTVDGVRYPTAEHWMMAAKARLFRDAEAERLALAAEHPAEAKKAGRLVRGFDDAVWARERFRIVVEGSVHKFAAHPELRGYLLGTGDRVLVEASPVDRVWGIGLAATDQGAADPERWKGPNLLGFALMEARERLRATP; this is encoded by the coding sequence ATGGTGAGGATCGATTCCTGGGACGCCCTGAAACAGGAGGTCCGCACGGGGGCGAGGGTCAAGTATCTCCACTTCTGGGGACACCGGCCGCTACCGGACGGACGTGTCGGCGCGAGCTGTCTCAGCCAGTGGTGGCCGTCGCCGTTCACGGTGGACGGCGTGCGCTACCCGACGGCCGAGCACTGGATGATGGCCGCGAAGGCACGGCTCTTCCGGGATGCGGAGGCAGAGCGGCTGGCGCTGGCCGCGGAGCATCCGGCGGAGGCGAAGAAGGCGGGCCGGCTGGTGCGCGGGTTCGACGACGCGGTGTGGGCGCGGGAGCGCTTCCGGATCGTCGTGGAGGGCTCGGTGCACAAGTTCGCCGCCCATCCCGAGTTGCGCGGCTACCTGCTCGGCACCGGCGACCGGGTCCTGGTGGAGGCCAGCCCGGTGGACCGGGTGTGGGGCATAGGACTGGCGGCGACCGACCAGGGAGCCGCCGACCCGGAGCGCTGGAAGGGCCCGAATCTGCTGGGGTTCGCCCTGATGGAGGCGCGCGAGCGGCTGCGGGCCACCCCGTAG
- a CDS encoding polyamine ABC transporter substrate-binding protein, with protein sequence MEQYEPDRLSPPQVAAMRRSLRNGRAAMTRRSLLRASAGGALAAGGLGALSGCGIPAAGDTKGGVSAEDHSAKEKTVSFSNWTEYMDIDDSGRKHPTLEAFTKRTGIKVKYTEDINDNTEFFGKIKPQLAAGQDTGRDIIVLTDWLAARLIRLGWVQKLDASNLPHAFANVASSYRSPDWDPGRAYSYPWQGIATVIAYNKKALDGVEVKSLSDMLDNPKLKGRVGLLTEMRDTMGMALLDMDKDPRDFTADDYDAALARLQKCVDKGQIRRFTGNDYTSDLTKGDLAACVAWAGDVVQLKADNPDIDFVIPDSGYMLSSDNMLIPNKARHKTNAERLIDYYFEPQPAAELAAYINFVCPVDGVKDELAKLDEDAANNPLILPDKAMQAKSRAFRSLSSKEDTDFEAKFAKLTGA encoded by the coding sequence ATGGAGCAGTACGAGCCCGACCGCCTCTCCCCGCCCCAGGTGGCCGCCATGCGGCGCAGCCTGCGCAACGGCAGGGCCGCCATGACCCGCCGCAGCCTGCTGCGCGCCTCCGCGGGCGGCGCGCTCGCGGCCGGCGGTCTCGGGGCGCTGTCCGGCTGCGGCATCCCCGCGGCCGGCGACACCAAGGGCGGCGTCTCGGCGGAGGACCACTCGGCGAAGGAGAAGACCGTCAGCTTCTCCAACTGGACCGAGTACATGGACATCGACGACAGCGGGCGCAAGCACCCGACGCTGGAGGCGTTCACCAAACGCACCGGCATCAAGGTGAAGTACACCGAGGACATCAACGACAACACCGAGTTCTTCGGCAAGATCAAGCCGCAGCTCGCCGCGGGCCAGGACACCGGCCGCGACATCATCGTCCTCACCGACTGGCTCGCCGCCCGTCTGATACGCCTCGGCTGGGTGCAGAAGCTCGACGCCTCCAACCTGCCGCACGCCTTCGCCAACGTGGCGTCGTCGTACCGGAGCCCCGACTGGGACCCGGGCCGCGCCTACTCCTATCCCTGGCAGGGCATCGCGACCGTCATCGCCTACAACAAGAAGGCGCTCGACGGAGTCGAGGTGAAGAGCCTGTCCGACATGCTCGACAACCCCAAGCTCAAGGGCCGGGTCGGGCTGCTCACCGAGATGCGCGACACCATGGGCATGGCGCTGCTCGACATGGACAAGGACCCGCGCGACTTCACCGCCGACGACTACGACGCGGCGCTCGCCCGGCTCCAGAAGTGCGTGGACAAGGGCCAGATCCGCCGCTTCACCGGCAACGACTACACGTCGGACCTGACCAAGGGCGACCTCGCCGCCTGTGTCGCCTGGGCCGGTGACGTCGTCCAGCTGAAGGCAGACAACCCGGACATCGACTTCGTCATCCCGGACAGCGGCTACATGCTCTCCAGCGACAACATGCTGATCCCCAACAAGGCGCGGCACAAGACGAACGCCGAGCGGCTGATCGACTACTACTTCGAGCCGCAGCCGGCCGCCGAGCTCGCCGCCTACATCAACTTCGTCTGTCCCGTCGACGGGGTGAAGGACGAGCTCGCGAAGCTCGACGAGGACGCGGCGAACAACCCGCTGATCCTCCCCGACAAGGCCATGCAGGCCAAGTCCCGTGCCTTCCGCTCCCTGAGCAGCAAGGAAGACACGGATTTCGAAGCCAAGTTCGCGAAGCTCACTGGGGCGTGA
- a CDS encoding ABC transporter ATP-binding protein — protein MKTTKETTTSAAHGGDVRLTGISKTYGSFTAVHPLDLTVPEGSFFALLGASGCGKTTTLRMIAGLEEPSAGTVHLGDQDVTALPPYKRPVNTVFQSYALFPHLDIFENVAFGLRRRGIKSVKKQVDEMLELVQLGEQARKKPHQLSGGQQQRVAVARALINHPKVLLLDEPLGALDLKLRRQMQLELKRIQTEVGITFVHVTHDQEEAMTMADQVAVMNAGRVEQLGSPADLYENPRTTFVANFLGSSNFIEAEIDSRGGDGLVLKAGGGKLVLPEARCSAPTTTGGKVLVGVRPEKISVTHADEAGEIPEGRNRISGRIADSSFIGVSTQYVVDSPVCPEFEVYAQNIDRDPRLVPGAEVVLHWNPAHTFGLDATQDIDAGTEEEAAV, from the coding sequence ATGAAGACCACCAAAGAGACCACCACGTCCGCCGCCCACGGCGGCGACGTCCGCCTCACCGGCATCAGCAAGACCTACGGCTCCTTCACGGCCGTCCACCCGCTCGACCTGACCGTCCCCGAGGGCTCGTTCTTCGCCCTGCTCGGCGCGTCGGGCTGCGGCAAGACCACCACCCTGCGCATGATCGCCGGCCTGGAGGAGCCCTCCGCGGGCACCGTCCACCTCGGCGACCAGGACGTCACCGCCCTCCCGCCGTACAAGCGGCCGGTGAACACGGTCTTCCAGTCGTACGCCCTCTTCCCGCACCTCGACATCTTCGAGAACGTCGCCTTCGGTCTGCGCCGGCGCGGCATCAAGAGCGTGAAGAAGCAGGTCGACGAGATGCTGGAGCTCGTCCAGCTCGGCGAGCAGGCCCGCAAGAAGCCGCACCAGCTCTCCGGCGGCCAGCAGCAGCGCGTGGCCGTCGCCCGCGCCCTGATCAACCACCCCAAGGTGCTCCTCCTCGACGAGCCCCTCGGCGCCCTCGACCTGAAGCTGCGCCGCCAGATGCAGCTGGAGCTCAAGCGCATCCAGACCGAGGTCGGCATCACCTTCGTGCACGTCACGCACGACCAGGAGGAGGCCATGACCATGGCCGACCAGGTCGCCGTGATGAACGCCGGACGCGTCGAGCAGCTGGGCTCCCCGGCCGACCTGTACGAGAACCCGCGCACCACGTTCGTCGCCAACTTCCTCGGCTCCTCCAACTTCATCGAGGCCGAGATCGACTCCCGCGGCGGCGACGGCCTGGTCCTCAAGGCCGGCGGCGGCAAGCTGGTCCTCCCCGAGGCCCGCTGCTCCGCGCCGACGACGACCGGCGGCAAGGTGCTGGTGGGCGTGCGCCCCGAGAAGATCTCCGTCACCCACGCCGACGAGGCCGGCGAGATACCCGAGGGCCGCAATCGCATATCCGGCCGGATCGCGGACTCCTCGTTCATCGGTGTCTCCACCCAGTACGTCGTCGACAGCCCCGTCTGCCCCGAGTTCGAGGTCTACGCCCAGAACATCGACCGCGACCCGCGGCTGGTGCCCGGCGCGGAGGTCGTCCTGCACTGGAACCCCGCGCACACCTTCGGGCTCGACGCCACCCAGGACATCGACGCCGGCACCGAGGAAGAGGCGGCGGTCTGA
- a CDS encoding ABC transporter permease has protein sequence MATLTEAPPPLTPAAPEKKTKPPRRRGRLVPYWLLLPGILWLLVFFALPMVYQASTSVQTGSLEEGYKVTWHFATYWDALSEYYPQFLRSVLYAGSATILCLLLGYPLAYLIAFRAGRWRNLIMILVIAPFFTSFLIRTLAWKTILADGGPVVGALNTLHVLDVTSWLGMTQGDRVLATPLAVVCGLTYNFLPFMILPLYTSLERIDPRLHEAANDLYARPVTTFRRVTFPLSMPGVVSGTLLTFIPATGDYVNADLLGSTDTRMVGNVIQSQFLRILDYPTAAALSFILMAAILVMVTVYIRRSGTEDLV, from the coding sequence ATGGCGACCCTCACCGAGGCGCCCCCGCCTCTCACCCCCGCCGCCCCCGAGAAGAAGACGAAGCCGCCACGCCGGCGCGGCCGTCTCGTGCCGTACTGGCTGCTGCTGCCCGGCATCCTGTGGCTGCTGGTCTTCTTCGCGCTGCCGATGGTCTACCAGGCCTCCACGTCCGTGCAGACGGGCTCCCTGGAGGAGGGCTACAAGGTCACCTGGCACTTCGCGACGTACTGGGACGCCCTGTCCGAGTACTACCCGCAGTTCCTGCGCTCGGTGCTCTACGCCGGCTCCGCGACGATCCTGTGCCTGCTCCTCGGCTACCCGCTCGCCTACCTCATCGCCTTCCGCGCGGGCCGCTGGCGGAACCTGATCATGATCCTGGTGATCGCGCCGTTCTTCACCAGCTTCCTGATCCGCACCCTCGCCTGGAAGACGATCCTCGCCGACGGCGGACCGGTCGTCGGTGCCCTGAACACCCTGCACGTCCTCGACGTCACGAGCTGGCTCGGCATGACCCAGGGCGACCGCGTGCTGGCCACCCCGCTCGCGGTGGTGTGCGGTCTGACGTACAACTTCCTGCCGTTCATGATCCTGCCGCTGTACACCTCGCTGGAGCGGATCGACCCGCGGCTGCACGAGGCGGCGAACGACCTGTACGCCCGGCCGGTCACCACCTTCCGCCGGGTCACCTTCCCGCTGTCGATGCCGGGCGTCGTCTCCGGCACCCTGCTGACCTTCATCCCGGCCACCGGCGACTACGTCAACGCCGACCTGCTCGGCTCCACGGACACCCGGATGGTCGGCAACGTCATCCAGTCGCAGTTCCTGCGCATCCTGGACTACCCGACGGCCGCGGCCCTCTCCTTCATCCTGATGGCCGCCATCCTCGTCATGGTCACCGTCTACATCCGCAGGTCCGGAACGGAGGATCTGGTCTGA